The Paralichthys olivaceus isolate ysfri-2021 chromosome 9, ASM2471397v2, whole genome shotgun sequence genome contains a region encoding:
- the ndfip1 gene encoding NEDD4 family-interacting protein 1 produces MAEQNSNVRYQELVNEEEPSQEGPAQDAPPPYSSITAANAAFFEYKEDGGRFPNPPSYSVATTLPSYDEAERSKAEATVPLVTGRVTEDDFVARDDFEDADQLRIGNDGIFMLTFFMAFLFNWIGFFLSFCLTTSAAGRYGAISGFGLSLIKWVLIVRFSTYFPGYFDGQYWLWWVFLALGFMLFIRGFVNYSRVRKLADPAYATLPRTRVLFIY; encoded by the exons ATGGCGGAACAAAACAGCAACGTCAGATATCAGGAG CTGGTGAACGAGGAGGAGCCATCCCAGGAGGGTCCGGCCCAGGACGCACCACCGCCCTACAGCAGCATTACTGCAGCGAATGCAG ctttctTTGAATACAaggaagatggaggaagatTTCCCAACCCTCCGTCGTACAGTGTTGCCACCACTCTGCCCTCATACGATGAGGCTGAGAGAAGCAAAGCAGAGGCCACTGTCCCTCTGGTCACTGGAAGAGTCACG GAGGATGACTTTGTGGCCAGAGATGACTTTGAAGATGCTGATCAGCTGCGAATAGGAAATGACGGGATCTTCATGCTCACGTTCTTCA TGGCTTTCCTTTTCAACTGGATTGGCTTCTTCCTGTCGTTCTGTTTGACCACGTCAGCCGCCGGTCGATATGGAGCCATCTCCGGCTTCGGCCTGTCCCTCATCAAATGGGTTCTTATTGTCAGG TTTTCCACCTACTTCCCTGGTTACTTTGACGGACAGTACTGGCTCTGGTGGGTGTTCCTGGCACTGG GCTTCATGCTGTTCATCAGAGGCTTCGTGAACTACTCCAGAGTGAGGAAATTAGCTGATCCCGCCTATGCTACTCTTCCCCGAACAAGGGTACTCTTCATCTATTAG
- the gnpda1 gene encoding glucosamine-6-phosphate isomerase 1: MKLIILNDYDQASEWAAKYIRNKIVLFRPGPDRYFTLGLPTGSTPMGCYKKLIEFYKNGEVSFQYVKTFNMDEYVGLPRDHPESYHSFMWNNFFKHIDIKAENTHILDGNAADLQAECEAFENKITAAGGIELFVGGIGPDGHIAFNEPGSSLVSRTRVKTLAKDTIIANARFFDKDISKVPTMALTVGVGTVMDAKEVMILITGAHKAFALYKAIEDGVNHMWTVSAFQQHPQTVFVCDEDATLELRVKTVKYFKGMMHVHNKLVELPSLDGKKN, encoded by the exons ATGAAGCTGATCATCCTCAATGACTACGACCAGGCGAGCGAGTGGGCTGCAAAGTACATCAGAAACAAGATCGTACTCTTCAGACCTGGCCCGGACAGATACTTCACCCTGGGGCTCCCCACTG GAAGCACGCCTATGGGTTGTTACAAGAAACTGATTGAGTTTTACAAGAATGGTGAAGTCTCATTCCAGTATGTAAAGACTTTCAACATGGACGAATATGTAG GACTTCCCAGAGATCACCCCGAGAGCTACCACTCCTTCATGTGGAACAACTTCTTCAAGCACATAGACATAAAAGCAGAGAACACGCACATCCTCGACGGCAACGCTGCCGACCTGCAAGCAGAGTGTGAGGCCTTCGAGAATAAGATAACAGCTGCCGGGGGGATCGAGCTCTTTGTTGGAG GTATTGGACCCGATGGTCACATTGCCTTTAATGAGCCTGGTTCCAGCTTGGTTTCCAGGACCAGGGTGAAGACTCTGGCAAAGGATACTATCATAGCTAACGCCCGATTCTTCGACAAGGATATCTCAAAGGTGCCCACCATGGCTCTGACTGTGGGAGTGGGCACTGTCATGGATGCAAAAGAG GTCATGATTCTCATCACCGGAGCACACAAGGCATTTGCTTTATACAAGGCAATAGAGGATGGCGTGAATCACATGTGGACAGTGTCTGCATTCCAGCAGCACCCACAgacagtttttgtgtgtgacgaAGATGCCACCCTGGAACTGAGGGTCAAAACTGTAAAGTATTTCAAAG GGATGATGCATGTGCATAATAAACTGGTGGAGCTACCTTCCCTGGACGGCAAGAAGAACTGA